The DNA sequence TTGCAGTTTTGTAGCTTCCTTATGCAATTCATTAAATGCATCAAGCAGTTCATAGTAATTATTTTCCTCATGTTCAGATGtgaaactactcacactgcTTTTGGATGATTTTGCTTTAGCCATCAGACACAGATTGTTTTCCTCTTCAGTGCTCTCATCAAATTCACTGGATGTGCTAGAATCATTTTCTTCCCAGGCAATgtaagctttctttttcttcaggtGCTTCTCTGCCTCATTTTTCTCTTCCAGTTTCTGCTTCATCTTCAGCACAGGGCAATCTGCCTTGATGTGTCCTGTCTTGCCACACTCATAACAGGTTTGAGTGCCAGATCTGGACTGCTTCTTGTTTCCTGCATGACTGTTGTTAGTTTTATTCTTATACTTCAggaattttgagaactttttcacCATTAAGCTCAAGGCTTCACTGTCAGAGTTTCCATCATTGGAGTCATTTGCAGAATCTGTTTTCTTCAGTTTTGCTGCAGATTTTACAACACTCTTTAAAGCTATTGTGTacctcttttctccatcctcttctgccttgagtcttccaagctctagTTCGTGTTCTCTCAACTTCCCAAAGAGTGTTGCTATGTTCATGCTAGTGAGGTCTTTGGATTCTAAAATAGCAGTGACTTTGGGTTGCCATGTCCTATTTAAACTCTTCAAGATCTTGATATTGAGCTCTTCTTTGTCAAAGGTCTTGCCAAGGGCTAagaggtgatttactatatgtgtaaatctctTCTGTACATCACATATGCTTTCCCCAGTCTTCATTCTGAACAtttcatactcttgaatgagagtatTTTTCCTTGCTCTTTTAACCTCATACGTGCCCTCATGGGttacttccaagacatcccacatCTCTTTGGCTGATTCACACACAGAGACCTGgtaaaattcatccaatgttagtgcagaagatataatgttcttggctctaacatcataatgTGCCCTCTTATTCTCATCAGGGGTCCATTGTGAGAATTCTTTGGGAAAAGTCTCTCCATCCactattttaattggtttaaaaggtTCATTTACCACAACATCCCATACCCCTTTGTCTACTGATTCAAGAAagattttcattctaattttccagAATGGATAGTTTTCCCCAGCAAACAGAGGGGGCCTGTTAATGGACGCTCCTTCAacaaaggtttgagatgtattagacatatcagaatctttctaatcgattagcgtGCGATTAACCAGCTCTGGTGCCAATTTTTAAACTAGATCTGTCTAAAAATCTTAACCAAGAAGGGAATCTGAATTGATTAACGTGTCTTTCACTTGTTTAAGGTGAATCTTGAAAGAATCTTTAAGTTTCAAAacccaattaatcaatttcgcagttctgtgttaatggactgtttaaatcaatcaagaaagattgtGAGAGAAGAGCAAGAAGCAAGACACAAACAATTTATACTagttcgattcaagatgaatctacatccagtcttctcctaagtaactcACTTAGAAGGATTCCACTAACATAGAtaggatccaagaattacaagaacacctatataattctaaaccctaaaaccaaagaacttgatctaccaatcaagaactccccctaggaacAATGCATCTACGCAATTGCAGCTAGGCCTACATTTCACACAATGAAACAACTGTAATCAGGGATACAAGCAAAGTAaccaagaaacgaatacacctatgttgtgcagatttgacaataTGCTCCTAGATCCAAGCTAGATCCATcaaggtagaatcaaccatcaatcttcttgaatcttCACTTGGATAATCTTCCAGAATGCTCAATAGCTCTGTGTCTCTCAGAGGGCTGTCTCTCAGAATGAATCTCTGTAATCTGtaaatttttctctctctttgaaACAGCATTAAAATACAGTTTTTATACTAAGTTCTGTGCTGAcattaatggattaggaatttacctaatcgatatcgattatcgtgagtgtgtTTTCACTGCTTTAGTGCATTACTCACAgttaatccattagttaaacagCTAACCATTCATGTTTGCACAAGCAGGAGTGTGATGGTTAATTGCAACTCAATGCAAGCCTAATTTACATCCTGGTGCAGGCTTGCTTTACATCTGATAAAGTCAAACTAATAACCTAATGCACAACCTAACTAAACCAGAGCTATTTTAAtccagtagacatcatcaaaaccattcTTCATTTATAGGTGAAGTAGCTCCCCCTACCAACAACCTGCAATAGACTTTGATCATTTTATTACATCATCGTATTCATTTTTATGAGGTGGCAATGATGAATTTCATGAagtatttttgtgaaaaagttaTATTGATAGGACAAGGAGTTATATTGATAGAACTAAAGGAGGTGTCAATGATGAAAGTTATATTGATATAACTTAAACTCTATAATCCATGATAGAAACCCCAAGGAGTTGGTTGAATAGATATTACAAAATCTCACATCTAATTAGTCATCAAATTGAACCCCTTCACTCGACTTTATATGATAAGATGGATGCAAGTTTTTTCTGCAAATGTGCTTTTTAACTTGGAGGCTTTTCCTGCTTTAGAGTTTAGACTACAGAAACATCCCTTGCTCTAAATGATTTACCACATATTCTAATATAaagatttttgaatttatttcttGTTTCCTTGCCATTCATGATGAAATCAGGACTCGTATACTGTTGAAGTGTGAAAATATGTGTTAAAGATACTACTGTCTTAATGAATGGTTTCCCATTTTTTCCCTTGCTGCCATGACTGTGATTAGCTTGTAAAGGGGTATAATTTGCATATTCTGTCCGTATCATAGCTTTCTCTTACTTCAAGAAAGAGAGGGAGCAGGGGTTTTGTATAAAAGCATATATATTTTGGTTCTTGACCTTAAATGTCACCCATATTTTCTTGTGAGCTGTTTTAATGCATGGAGCTGACACAAGAACAGTGTATCATATTGAAAAATTCATGAGTTGGGGCAGATACTTCAATacatttaatttgattttattgtcAGACAAACCTCGAGTATTGGCTTTACCCTTTACCTGAATTTCATGTAATCATGGGTTCTGTTAATCCTTTATGTAATGTATTCTGTTAGAAGCTTGACCCAATGGGCTGGGTTGTGAAATCTGTTAGTGAGGGAGCAAGAGCTAGAGGAGTGAGAGATTGGTTTGGGGAGAGATCTCAGGCCTTCGAAATCTGGAGAGGGAAAACTTGTGTTCAATTTCTCTCTAATATTCATAGCTTTCTCTATGCATAATGCTAACAATATTGCTTATATTGCTGTCAAATTTTAACACATGTAACCAATGTAAAGGAAATATAGCTTTTAGTTGAGTGTCATAGGAAGAAACCTTCCtatcattcatatttttctatttgaaaaatattctaCTACATGAGATATGtcatattttgataataattcTATCTCTAATTTAGAGCAAAATAGTTGTTTataaaattgacagaaaatTATTTTCAGTGGATTCTTTTTTGAGGTCATCTCATGAATGACTGATGCAGTGCATCCTGATGAGGATTGTCTCAGCTAAGATACAGTGATTGTAGTAGTTCCTATTGTGGATTTTGATTGCTAGAGACAAGGACTTGTCTTGCAGATTCTGTTCGTTTTATTTCAATGCATATAACTTAGGGTACAAAACCACAAAACAACATTGCTTAACcatgatataatatttaatgcatCAAGCTCACCATGCAGAAAGATCTCAACAGTTTTCTCTAGATATGACGTGCCATCAGCAAGCAGATTTTAGTAAATATAAGCAAAGATGTGTGTTTAACATACTGTTGTTCTTCTAGAGGTGGATACTGTTAATGGATTGAACAATTTTTGATTATGATCATAGGCAAATAGAACTAAAGAATGTGTAGATTGAGGGACTGAAACCTACTCTGATACCCAAGAGACCACGCATGAGCTCTTGTTTTGCGCAATGTCTGTCAATATTTTGTCCCACCAAGTCATGTCATAGTCTTCAATTCTAGTAAGCTGGCTATTTGGTCCTTCTGGTCctcatcaaaattacaaaatctaaaaatttGGTCAACTTTAGCCTCCCATTCAAAGTAATTTGCTGGATCATTGGTACCATAAAATTTTAGAATCTTGATGTTGGACTTCTTTACTTTGAAGTTCATAGATTCATGTCTTCTTGAATTGTATCTGTGGAGCTCTCATTGATCCTCTTCCTCTTGTCTTCCATAATGAGAAGGATTTCTTGAAATCCTTCTCCTTTCTTCATAGTGTTTTGACTCTTCAAAGAGTCTTTTTCTCTTCTACAAATCTCCTCTTGGCATCATCAAATTCTTTGTTTATCCTTGGTTTTTCCTATCTTTCATGTGTAGTCTCTTTTTAATTGTTCATTTTCAACCTTGAACTTACCCTAATTCtcttttaaaagtgataaagaGTTTATTATCAAACTTTCTTGAACTAAGGTGTCAAGTGGAAGAGAAACAATTCTACCAAGAGAGTTAAGAGATCTAGACGACAAAAGTTCCAATACAAAACTTGACAATtttaaagacaaactaaaaagGTATCAAACAAGATTAAGCTAAGCCAAATGTAAGAAATGTGACAAAACTAGATTATGACAAAGATAAAGCACATTTAAAATACTAGAGTTTACTTAAGTAATGTAGGATTAAAAACTAATAAGAGATAATGCTTGATAATAGATTAAGACAACCACAATTAAGGGAGCTAATTTGCCAAATAAAATGAATCAGCAATTAATACTGCATCTAAGTTTTAGAACATTTGTTTTGCACTTTTATCTTCatatttcttttgcattttGTAAGACTCTGTTTCGGCAATTCAGATTAATCTTTTTCTCTAGTGCTTTTGGTTCCAAACTTAAACACAAAATTAAGGGATGATTCAAGCCTTGCTTATTAATAATTGTTGCTGCCTCTAAATCATGAAACCATCCTAGAGTAGAGAGATCACTGTTTTATAATGCTTGGTTTCTAGACAACTGTAGCAGTTTTAACACTGGCCGCACAGTCAATCTTAATCCAAAACTGAAAGATATTTATTTGcattttctcaaaaatcagtATCTTGTTTACTCTCATTCTCATTTTCCTTAATTTTGATTCTCTCTTCTTAAAAGTCACTAAATGGATGTTGCTCACTTTTGGTTAGGAACCAAGAATTGAGAGTGggagataaaatatttttttaaaatagatgaGAAGAACCACAAAGAGGAGAACACTCTCTTCTCCAAGGGTTTCCCCTTTAATAAAAAGAGCTACTGCTCTATTCCTACAAATCCTTACTAATCTGAATGTCTCCCCTTTACACCAGTATCTTTCTATTTATATTCTATATCATAACACTACcaccataaaattatatatccaAAACACTTTCTAATTATCTTTGCATTAAAAGATTGAAAAGCTTTCAAAAGTAATTGCTAGTTAGTAGTTACACATCACTTATGTATTTGTAATTTATTCTGTCTATGAATATATTATCCATCATTGCTTTGTCATGTAAAAGTATAATACTGCCCAAAAGCCTAAACTAGTTGAGCACTCagaatttcttttggtaatatTTATACTTAGAGAGAAGTGCCATGATTGGTAACTTCCCAGAAATCTATGTTGTGCCTATTTTAACACCTAGTTGTTTAACAGActtttgttgttgctgttgttattttattacataagcTTACAACATCTTACTTGTGTCTACATATggattgaaatatttttgtttgcaTGAGGTGTTACAATGCAttccatttttctttaaatgcaGATTTTCAAATCCTATGGTTGGACTCTACCGGTCATTCTTGCATCATGGTTGCTATCTAGTGGTCCTAAAGCTTTCCTTATGGCATTAGCTCTTCCTCTTGGCCAGTCAGCACTTGCACTAGCATTTGATAAATTATGGAGACAGCCAGAGACCAAACCAAAACGCAAGTATCGGACGAGGAGGAAATCCCGCCGCGCTAACAACACCAGAGTTGAGGAAGAACCTGCAGAAAACCAGAGAACCAAAAATGGGTACCAATCATGGGTAGTTGAAGATGATGGTTCAGTTGATAAGGGCAGCCAAGAAGCAGCACAGAGTTTTGGTGGATGGGATCACTTGGAAAGGTCAAGACCCATGAAAAAGTCTTCCTTTGCCATGGATGGATCACCAACGATTCCTACAGATGGTGGTAGGTTGAgtaggagagaaagaaaaagtgaCACGCCTCTGCTGTTTAGATTGCTTATTGCAATTTTTCCATTTTTGGGCATATGGACAAAGATGTTGTAATAGTCTCTCCTCTACCATAACTTGATCTTGGATGAGTTGGATGTGATCTTATACATCTTCCTCGGATGAAGAGAAAAACCAATACGTTGGTTTGTGATGATTGTTTGTCAATACATATATAGTCTGTTAGATGATGAATTACGTCTGAAAACACATGTGAATGTGCTGCTGatcattcttatttataataacaaaaagtaataaaattataattataaaagtaaacataaataatttttacaataataaataacagataatttttatttattttataggtatTTTTTATCACACGTAGTTATTTTAGTGGTAAAAAATTGTTaagagtaaattttttttatataatggtATAGATAAATTTGATTTATGGATAGtcttgaaaatatataaaagaaataaagaaggtaAAGTAAAGAAAGGAAGAGGATAAGACTAACATTGTAACTCGAAAGTTTTATGTATTAGTTAAACTAGacatatacataaataaattttactaaccatgaacatttatttttcattaattatcataataatctATTACTTAACACactattaaaattcaaaaattgacTATTTATACTAGAGTCTACTTCTACAGGAGTGCGTGCTGTAATTTCTATTACACTTTATCTTTTACATCTTTAGTTAGGGTTAGCAACACTTTCTTCCATCTTAAATATAGTAATTGGACCTCTAATGTCATATAAACCTCTCTCTTGTTTTACAATCTTTTGGGTAgggttttacattttttttgttcgGTAGGTTAGCAATCTCATAAACATTCATCCTCGAACAATGTCAAAGCctacatcaaataaaaataaatcaaccaTTTTGATCACTTAGTAATTGCAATATGTAAGcaatataatcaaataaaaataaatcaaccaTTCTGATCACTTAGTAATTGCAATATGTAagcaatataattgattttaacgCTTGAAAATGTTCACCTCCTATGGAATGCAACTTGAATTTCTTCCAAAGTCACTTTAACACACCCCTTGGGTGCTTGCTCTGCATATTGtccatttcattttattaatgtttgtcACAACTTTGGCATGCAATTCCTAACAAactcttcctttttttctttccatcCAAATTACCATGCTCGTTAGTTGgcaaaagtaatatatatctaAAGGAGTTAAGCTATTAAAGTCATACACAATTTCAGatataatgactaaaataaTGAAACCAAAGTATGTGAATAGTTTGAGAgtgaaaaactaattaattaactCCTAATATAGGAAATGAAGTGTTATATAATAACCCTTAGGCTGTGCTCTTATCGATAGATGGATTTGGGGaagagtgtgaagatgaatttgtatGAATTTATGTAGATGAATATCTGTGTTTTTTTGTGTGGATTTAGAAggtaaagtgagtgaatttgaagataaattttataaaagttagtgAATGATTTGAGTGatatgatagataaaataaaaaattataatagataacatttcataattattaaaatacccttgataaaaaaacatattaaataatttttagattaattaaaaatataaaattttgaaaacaatcacttaataaactttaatataaattaatacaaaaataaattatcatattattataatgatttttaaaagattattattattcaaaatttttagttaataactaatattattattatataaattatttattattattgttaattactatatgttatttattattatatatctgtatattattaataatttattagacatatattattaattattataaatatatattatgacttttaataattattacacataaatatatta is a window from the Vigna unguiculata cultivar IT97K-499-35 chromosome 7, ASM411807v1, whole genome shotgun sequence genome containing:
- the LOC114192592 gene encoding uncharacterized protein LOC114192592 isoform X2; its protein translation is METHLHQCYWHASKFLGHPIPPSHLSSSWRPFLLARPFSPSLVSCSSNNFPRWDSNAESFRPRNFNSNGPRGKEREEQEQGYGRKRRWWSDEEKEFVEDEEEISSGILEETIDGVWFLQIFKSYGWTLPVILASWLLSSGPKAFLMALALPLGQSALALAFDKLWRQPETKPKRKYRTRRKSRRANNTRVEEEPAENQRTKNGYQSWVVEDDGSVDKGSQEAAQSFGGWDHLERSRPMKKSSFAMDGSPTIPTDGGRLSRRERKSDTPLLFRLLIAIFPFLGIWTKML
- the LOC114192592 gene encoding uncharacterized protein LOC114192592 isoform X1, which gives rise to MKRCGVEWRPIFTSATGTLPNFWVTLFHLRTYPPHGDPFFWQDPFPLLSSLAPPTTSHVGIPTPNPFDPEISTPTAPEVRNGKNKNKGMGGRDAGGLMRKKNSWKMKKKFLVEFWKKPLMVSGFCSHQTQIVFLFSALIKFTGCARIIFFPGNIFKSYGWTLPVILASWLLSSGPKAFLMALALPLGQSALALAFDKLWRQPETKPKRKYRTRRKSRRANNTRVEEEPAENQRTKNGYQSWVVEDDGSVDKGSQEAAQSFGGWDHLERSRPMKKSSFAMDGSPTIPTDGGRLSRRERKSDTPLLFRLLIAIFPFLGIWTKML